One genomic segment of Stigmatopora argus isolate UIUO_Sarg chromosome 1, RoL_Sarg_1.0, whole genome shotgun sequence includes these proteins:
- the acvr1ba gene encoding activin A receptor type 1Ba isoform X1 — translation MAVKHTGRALLALFGLLAVGNALRCNCTTCEKTGYECETDGACMASTYNNQGEEQHVRICINSDNLVPPGKPFYCLSAEGLLNTHCCYVDYCNSIDLIVPVPTKEELSGASGSWGPVELVAVIAGPVFLLCVLLMVAVFLFQYHQRAYSHRQRLEVEDPSCDHLYLAKDKTLQDLIYDMSTSGSGSGLPLFVQRTVARTIVLQEIIGKGRFGEVWRGKWRGGDVAVKIFSSREERSWFREAEIYQTIMLRHENILGFIAADNKDNGTWTQLWLVSDYHEHGSLFDYLNRYSVTIEGMIKLALSAASGLAHLHMEILGTQGKPGIAHRDLKSKNILVKRNGTCAIADLGLAVRHESITDTIDIAPNQRVGTKRYMAPEVLDESINMKHFDSFKCADIYALGLVYWEIARRCNAGGETPFLTLKPVTKAEHTSHPPGIHEEYQLPYYDLVPSDPSIEEMRKVVCEQKLRPNVPNWWQSYESLRVMGKIMRECWYANGAARLTALRIKKTLSQLSVEEDIKM, via the exons CTCTCCGCTGTAACTGCACAACGTGTGAGAAGACGGGTTATGAATGCGAGACGGATGGCGCCTGCATGGCCTCCACATACAACAACCAGGGAGAAGAGCAACATGTGCGCATCTGCATCAACAGCGATAACCTGGTTCCGCCCGGGAAACCCTTTTACTGTCTCAGCGCCGAGGGTCTACTCAACACTCACTGCTGCTATGTAGACTACTGCAACAGTATTGACCTGATCGTTCCCG TGCCCACGAAAGAAGAACTTTCAGGCGCAAGTGGTTCCTGGGGTCCCGTGGAACTAGTGGCGGTCATCGCGGGTCCCGTCTTTCTGCTCTGCGTGCTACTCATGGTGGCAGTTTTCCTCTTCCAGTATCATCAGAGGGCCTACAGTCACAGGCAGAGGCTCGAGGTGGAGGACCCGTCCTGTGACCATTTGTACTTGGCCAAGGACAAGACCTTGCAGGACCTCATTTATGACATGTCTACCTCCGGATCAGGCTCTG GCCTTCCCCTGTTTGTGCAGCGGACCGTGGCCAGGACCATCGTGCTGCAGGAAATCATAGGAAAGGGCCGCTTCGGCGAGGTCTGGCGAGGGAAGTGGCGTGGGGGAGACGTTGCGGTGAAGATCTTCTCATCACGGGAGGAGCGCTCCTGGTTTCGAGAAGCCGAGATCTATCAGACGATCATGCTGCGCCACGAGAACATATTGGGATTCATTGCAGCGGACAATAAAG ATAATGGCACGTGGACTCAGCTGTGGCTGGTGTCAGACTACCACGAGCACGGCTCCCTCTTTGACTACTTGAACCGCTACTCGGTCACCATCGAGGGCATGATCAAGCTGGCGCTGTCGGCCGCTAGCGGATTGGCGCATCTGCACATGGAGATCCTCGGCACTCAGG GGAAGCCTGGCATCGCTCATCGTGACCTCAAGTCAAAGAACATCCTGGTGAAAAGAAACGGCACCTGCGCCATCGCCGACCTCGGCCTGGCCGTCCGCCACGAATCCATCACGGACACGATCGATATTGCTCCCAACCAGCGGGTGGGCACCAAGAG GTACATGGCTCCGGAGGTGCTGGACGAAAGCATTAACATGAAGCACTTTGATTCCTTCAAGTGCGCTGACATCTACGCTCTGGGGCTGGTGTACTGGGAGATAGCACGGCGCTGCAATGCCGGAGGTGAGACCCCCTTCCTTACGCTGAAGCCCGTGACAAAAGCTGAGCACACCTCCCACCCCCCAGGTATCCACGAGGAGTACCAGCTGCCCTACTATGACCTGGTGCCCTCCGACCCCTCCATAGAGGAGATGAGGAAAGTGGTGTGCGAGCAGAAGCTGCGACCCAACGTGCCCAACTGGTGGCAGAGCTACGAG TCGCTGCGCGTGATGGGGAAGATCATGCGGGAGTGTTGGTACGCCAATGGCGCGGCGCGGTTGACGGCGCTGCGCATCAAGAAGACGCTATCGCAGCTTAGCGTGGAGGAGGACATCAAGATGTGA
- the acvr1ba gene encoding activin A receptor type 1Ba isoform X2 → MAVKHTGRALLALFGLLAVGNALRCNCTTCEKTGYECETDGACMASTYNNQGEEQHVRICINSDNLVPPGKPFYCLSAEGLLNTHCCYVDYCNSIDLIVPVPTKEELSGASGSWGPVELVAVIAGPVFLLCVLLMVAVFLFQYHQRAYSHRQRLEVEDPSCDHLYLAKDKTLQDLIYDMSTSGSGSGLPLFVQRTVARTIVLQEIIGKGRFGEVWRGKWRGGDVAVKIFSSREERSWFREAEIYQTIMLRHENILGFIAADNKDNGTWTQLWLVSDYHEHGSLFDYLNRYSVTIEGMIKLALSAASGLAHLHMEILGTQGKPGIAHRDLKSKNILVKRNGTCAIADLGLAVRHESITDTIDIAPNQRVGTKRYMAPEVLDESINMKHFDSFKCADIYALGLVYWEIARRCNAGGIHEEYQLPYYDLVPSDPSIEEMRKVVCEQKLRPNVPNWWQSYESLRVMGKIMRECWYANGAARLTALRIKKTLSQLSVEEDIKM, encoded by the exons CTCTCCGCTGTAACTGCACAACGTGTGAGAAGACGGGTTATGAATGCGAGACGGATGGCGCCTGCATGGCCTCCACATACAACAACCAGGGAGAAGAGCAACATGTGCGCATCTGCATCAACAGCGATAACCTGGTTCCGCCCGGGAAACCCTTTTACTGTCTCAGCGCCGAGGGTCTACTCAACACTCACTGCTGCTATGTAGACTACTGCAACAGTATTGACCTGATCGTTCCCG TGCCCACGAAAGAAGAACTTTCAGGCGCAAGTGGTTCCTGGGGTCCCGTGGAACTAGTGGCGGTCATCGCGGGTCCCGTCTTTCTGCTCTGCGTGCTACTCATGGTGGCAGTTTTCCTCTTCCAGTATCATCAGAGGGCCTACAGTCACAGGCAGAGGCTCGAGGTGGAGGACCCGTCCTGTGACCATTTGTACTTGGCCAAGGACAAGACCTTGCAGGACCTCATTTATGACATGTCTACCTCCGGATCAGGCTCTG GCCTTCCCCTGTTTGTGCAGCGGACCGTGGCCAGGACCATCGTGCTGCAGGAAATCATAGGAAAGGGCCGCTTCGGCGAGGTCTGGCGAGGGAAGTGGCGTGGGGGAGACGTTGCGGTGAAGATCTTCTCATCACGGGAGGAGCGCTCCTGGTTTCGAGAAGCCGAGATCTATCAGACGATCATGCTGCGCCACGAGAACATATTGGGATTCATTGCAGCGGACAATAAAG ATAATGGCACGTGGACTCAGCTGTGGCTGGTGTCAGACTACCACGAGCACGGCTCCCTCTTTGACTACTTGAACCGCTACTCGGTCACCATCGAGGGCATGATCAAGCTGGCGCTGTCGGCCGCTAGCGGATTGGCGCATCTGCACATGGAGATCCTCGGCACTCAGG GGAAGCCTGGCATCGCTCATCGTGACCTCAAGTCAAAGAACATCCTGGTGAAAAGAAACGGCACCTGCGCCATCGCCGACCTCGGCCTGGCCGTCCGCCACGAATCCATCACGGACACGATCGATATTGCTCCCAACCAGCGGGTGGGCACCAAGAG GTACATGGCTCCGGAGGTGCTGGACGAAAGCATTAACATGAAGCACTTTGATTCCTTCAAGTGCGCTGACATCTACGCTCTGGGGCTGGTGTACTGGGAGATAGCACGGCGCTGCAATGCCGGAG GTATCCACGAGGAGTACCAGCTGCCCTACTATGACCTGGTGCCCTCCGACCCCTCCATAGAGGAGATGAGGAAAGTGGTGTGCGAGCAGAAGCTGCGACCCAACGTGCCCAACTGGTGGCAGAGCTACGAG TCGCTGCGCGTGATGGGGAAGATCATGCGGGAGTGTTGGTACGCCAATGGCGCGGCGCGGTTGACGGCGCTGCGCATCAAGAAGACGCTATCGCAGCTTAGCGTGGAGGAGGACATCAAGATGTGA